A genomic segment from Geitlerinema sp. PCC 7407 encodes:
- a CDS encoding NrtR DNA-binding winged helix domain-containing protein → MPYTYEYPRPALTVDCVIFGLDDQTTLKVMLIRRSLPPFQGQWALPGGFVHLQESLDEAAQRELQEETGMTDVFLEQLYTFGAPGRDPRDRVVSVAYYALVNLAEHPVQAATDASDAAWFPMDALPPLAFDHAEIVQRAIARLKGKVRYEPIGFELLPQKFTLSQLQKLYETILGQLLDKRNFRKKILKMGLLTELDETQANVPHRAARLYQFDEQAYLALRERGFNFEI, encoded by the coding sequence ATGCCCTACACCTACGAGTACCCCCGCCCCGCCCTGACTGTGGACTGCGTGATCTTTGGCCTCGATGACCAGACCACCCTCAAGGTCATGCTGATTCGCCGCAGCTTGCCCCCGTTTCAGGGACAGTGGGCGCTGCCGGGTGGATTTGTGCATCTTCAGGAGTCCCTAGATGAGGCGGCCCAGCGAGAGCTGCAAGAGGAAACTGGGATGACCGATGTGTTTCTGGAGCAGCTCTACACCTTTGGGGCGCCGGGGCGGGACCCGCGCGATCGCGTTGTGTCGGTGGCCTACTACGCCCTGGTCAACCTGGCCGAGCATCCCGTGCAGGCCGCAACCGATGCCAGCGATGCCGCCTGGTTCCCCATGGATGCTCTGCCGCCCCTGGCCTTCGACCATGCCGAGATCGTCCAGCGGGCGATCGCCCGCCTCAAAGGCAAGGTGCGCTACGAGCCCATCGGCTTCGAGCTATTGCCCCAAAAGTTCACCCTCTCCCAGCTCCAGAAGCTCTACGAAACCATCCTGGGCCAGCTTTTGGACAAACGAAATTTCCGCAAAAAGATTCTTAAAATGGGTCTCCTCACCGAGCTAGATGAGACCCAGGCCAATGTGCCCCACCGGGCAGCGCGGCTCTACCAGTTTGATGAGCAGGCCTATCTAGCGCTCCGGGAGCGGGGCTTTAATTTCGAGATTTGA